Within Primulina tabacum isolate GXHZ01 chromosome 5, ASM2559414v2, whole genome shotgun sequence, the genomic segment CAGATATGTCTTTCCTTTGAGTGTGTATTCCCTTGTTTCTTCTTCGTTAATTATCCACTATTCCCTGTCTTTGTTAAGAGAATTGGAGAAAATAACACCTAAAAGTATCCTTTGTTAAAATAAGTAACACTAGTACTTGACATGCAGCAGCTGGCTAGTTAGTGCCCCCTTTTACTTCAATTATTAAAGGTGTTGTGCAGATTAGTTGCATTAAGTAAAGACCATATGAATCTTGTCACACCTTGAAACTAAGCACGTCTTGTGGTTATTAATAGCAATGATCTTCAATTATCAAGTATCATTAAAATCATTCCACAATAATCAGTATAATTCATAAGAGAGAATAAAATTTAATTGCCTAATAACATCCGTCGTTAAAACACATAACACTAGTACTCGACATTCCGTAGCTGGCTAATTAGTGCCCTTTTACTTCTGTTAGATGTTATTTGGTTGAcattatttttgagattatttataagaaattttaaaatattgatttgaaaatttttgGAGACAAGGAGATAACCAAagaagataagtgtttgaatcTATTTCATGATGTTTAATTATATGATGTAGATATTGGATAAAGAAAAGATAATATCTATCTTGGATATGAAAacacatttttcattttgaagaTTGCCAAGTATGGTCATATGTGGTCGAGAGAGGCCATAAgctttaattgttaaattattctGAGAGACTATTATTTGTCGTGATAGACTTTTTGTGAATAAAAACGAAACTGACCATTCGGTGTCGCGATATTTGCTGAAACATGTTAATGAGAGTTCCACCTTATCATTCTATTTTCAAAGCTTTTCAATTGATGATGGTACATACATATTCCGAGCTTCGTGATTCATTCCTCGGGAGAAGCTGGTGACATTTTCAGGAAAGAACAATCATCGTGTTATTGAAAGAAGTTCGATCAAGGCGGAATTGAAGATGAGTGGTGCTCGTCAAGTGAAATCTATTGAATACGTTCGTCATAGAGACGtcaatagaaaaaaaatttatttgaataaGTTCTTGTATGATTGTAGCAATATTGAAGTTTATTAGATTTGTTTAATAGTTGGGTGTAACCCCGTGGATATAGGTCAGTTGGATCAGTCCACGTTAAAATTGTCCATGCTCTTGTTTTGCTTTCAGTTTTACATTATTTAATTGGATTAATTATGAAAACTAAGCAAAACAACATAAAACAGCATTAACAACTTCAATTATTAAAGGAACGCACACTAAAACATGGCAGAGGTGTCGTGCATACTAGTTGCCACGGTATTTAATTAAAGACGTTATGAATCTCGTCGCACCTTAAAACTAAGCACATGCCTTCTGATTTCTGAGCTATTAATAGCAACGGTCTTTAATTGTCAAgtattataaaaatcatttcacAACAATCAGTATAATTCATAAGAATGAATAAAAATGAATTGCACACATTACCTTCATTAGATGTAACCTCAAGTCACACGGTCGAACCTGATGCCCGATACATGCCATTACAAATTTTGAGTACTGAAATAACACGTCAGCAGCAGCTTGCTTTTTCTCTTCGATCTGTGAAGGATATATTTTGGTGTGTCACAAAAGTCGAAACAGAaagaaattttgaataaaaatgcaataaataagatatcatgTGATAATTTGATAGATTAGAGGTTAGTTTTCCCTCTTGAGGGCTCACTTTTTCAGATGCAGGAACGACTTTCAACTAACAAATTATACTGACAGgccacaaaatattattaatattatcacaGATAAGTAGTAATCAAACTGAATACATATGAATTATAAAGCCAGTCATATTAACTCGCTCAAAATATACATTTCAGTCTTAAAGATATTTTTGGATCTGATACAAAGGTCAAGCGACTCTTAAAACAACCATATTACTCTGTCCAATAATGCGTTCCCCCACACCTATTCCACCAAAgttttgagctcactagcataAATAAACACAGCATTATATTCAGAAAAGTAACAGGACAAACCAAAATTATTATAAATCACTGCAATTCCAAACCAGATATTTTAATAGTCTGCAGTAACTGATAACAAAAAGATTCAGTTTGGCCAACAATGATTTGACAGATTTGGAATTGTTAAAAACTTGACCTCTTCACAAAGAACCAAATTAAAAAAACGCTTCAAACTTGGTTGGATTTTGGAAAGATCTggatttttaatcatttttagatttcaaaaataaattatatttctttcaattttaacttcaaataatagtgCAAACGAGATTCTTTAAACAACATCTTGATTTTCTCAAAGAACCAAAATAGAATTTTGATTTCAAGCACATCGAATCCAATTTCAAAGCCAGCTTTTGTTTGattgcaaaaaaaaaagggCTGAGATTTTTCCAAGGTAACTTATCATGCAATCAACTTTTCGAATTGTCCGCAGAACCCCTAATCACTAGTTAATTAAAGCAGAAACTATGGAAAATAATTATCCCCAATTCCAAATCGTGCCCTAAATCAAGGAAAACAAAATCCGTAACTGAACCTAGAACAAATAAATGAACGAATCTTTAGTACCTCGTAATCTTTCATCGCTGTTAAGCTAAAATTTGTTAAATTCACCAAGTTCAAAGACAGCCCCTAATTGAAATTGAGTAAGACGAAGAGATCGGTGTAGGCGACCGAAAAGAGTACATGTAATACATGTACACactttattaaatttaatttaattttttgaggATAATTTGAATCCACTTAAGTCTAGTCTAGTCTAGACTAAATATACACGTTAAGGGATGTACCCGTCCAaagatttgttttatttttatttttttaaataacgttctttcgttatttttatataaaatagtttgacaaaaacttgtatgaaacGGAtttacggatcgtattttgtgagaccgatctcttatttgggtcatttattaaaaattattactttttatactaagagtattactttttactgtGAATATCTGTAAGATTAAcctgtctcacaaataaagattcgtgagatcgtctcacatgaCACCTATTTAAATAGTTTTCCaaaaaatgggaaaatatttaatttgcaATATGCAAAgcattattaaataaaattaaaaaaatagctAAGTTTTATTAATGAGCAGCAGAGGCAAACCTTGAACAAATGAGGCACGTACTTTGgtatagtattttattttatttttgaaacaatgGAAATATAAACGTCACCAAGGAAACTATTCTTTAAATACAAAATCACTGATTGTATTTACGTATGTTTGATATTATGTGAAAGCTTTGCTTAGTTCCTACAGATTATACAAAATGCTATTTGTATATAATCGTATCGgaatattcaaaaaaaaaaaaaaaaacgagagaATATTCAAAGATCAGAATCATAACTTAGTTTTCTTGATCAATATCTTTCAACAGCAGTTTCATCGAGTGGAGTGGCCATAAACAGTTCTTCGAGTGTTGGAAGGCTCTGAGATATTTCTGCTGGTTGGCCACAATATGGCTCCTTATATCCTTCTTCGATTGATACCACCGATGCTATGGACGTTGTCGCGGTCAACAGTTTGAAAGGTTGTTCTTGTTTGGCCCTCACTTTTCTTCTCCATCCATGAAGTGATCGTCTCACGTTTTCGGATACTATGGTTTTCTTATATTTGGAACCCATCTGCAACAATTGGTAACAGCAAAGAAGACACATATATATCAGTCATTTTCTTGATCGTGGAAGTCAGAATCTCAACAAAGAAAGCTGTGTCATATAAGAAACGAACATAAAAAGATGAATGAAAAATGAGAGGGAATCTCTTATTTCATTTACCTGAGTAACTATAACATAGAGAGGGAATGTGATAAAGCTACACCAGAACTGGGAGACAACTCTGCAGACAAATCAACCAAATCTACTAGCTGGAGCATCACTGATATAAATAGAAGGTTGTAAAAAAGATACTAAGTTAGTCTTGCGTAGGGAAAATGGTGTACCCAAATGTCAAGCGAATTATAAGGAAACTACGATCTCCGGTGAAACACGAAGCTCCTCTAATTTCCCACTGGAAAAATGAAGAAAACAGATGTAAAGAACGTAAATAATAAAGAACAAGGGAGCTGAAGTTGCTAGCTGTTGCATGTTAAGATAAACAACTCCACTAGTTAGGTATAGaccaaaatttttatttgggatcaaataaaattttccaAGGAAAGTGAAAATGGGACATCAAGAAATGTTACCAGTGACCATGTATACATCGCCATCTCGAATGCATTCTGCAATTTCAGTAAGATGTAAAGAAATAAATGGTTTCGTCCAACTTTTTTCGTCTTAttgaataaataatttcatCTGAATCCGAAAAGGCTTTTCAGGTTGTAACCTGGAAGGATACAAATTGTATCAACCGAAGCAAAAGCCGAGGGTTCCCAAACCAGAACAGTTCATCCCTCAggttgaactgatcaaatcctGTCCGTTGACTCGAATCCATGATTTCAACAGCCAGCTTTACAACTATGTGATGGAGCTTCATCCCGATCCCGAGGATCAACTAAGCCAAGATAAAATTTGGGAGAGTTAATAAAGGAACAAATAAATTTTAGCACTCAACACGaaaacatgaatatcattaaCTTTTCAAAGACAAAGAAGGTTAAAAAGACTTACAATTGCAGGTAAGAACGAAATCCAGAAGTAGATATTTGTTCCTAAGGCAAGGAAACACAACACCTTAGAGATTGCATAACAAAGTTTGGTGTGTTTGTACTGAAAAACATATACCAAGCCGTGATATCTATTCCAAATGTATATATATGGAAAGAATATGATGGCGTGTTATGCTCGCCCCACATCAGATTGCGGGTGAGCTGTGAAAATTAATTGGACCTTTTTAAGTAGCGTTGGTTGATTATTTTCAAATCAGTTACTATATATTGGAGCATATTGAATAGAACGACAAATTAGTTGCTGGTAGAACCTACTATATAAAATCTTACTAGCATGGGCGTGTCCTGTAGATCCAGGGCCTAGTGATTGATGCTGTTGCAGGAATGAGTCTACTATCCGTAGTGAAAATTTAATGTCCCAACActttggtaaaaaaaatttaacgcACACATCTAAAGCTTATAGATGGAACAAGTAGGAGGGGGATAACACTTCCCTCAACTTAAATTAACAGCAATTTTACAGTAATTTGTCTAAGCGTGAGTTCTCCCTTGATTTTTTAATAACTTTAGCAAACAGCCAAATTCGTAGTGACAAGATGCAAACATCAATATCGCCAAAATTTATTCTCAAGCCATTTATCAGGGTGGTTTCAGTATTTCCATCAGCACGAAAGAGCCAAAAATATGTTTAATTGTAGAACTTTCAAAGGTAAAAAATGGAAACATGAATTTACCATGAAAGCCTAGGACAATACATGAAATGGCAAATATCCAAAGAGGGACACTGCAAAAGAAGTGAAGATCAGTCGAACACTTTTCATTTAGTATCAATAATAGATGCACAGACAAAGATCACATTTTCAATTTATTTGAAGGTATTAATTATTTCCGTATTGCTATATGTCCCACATTGTCGCCACAATTTTTTGTGGAGTGTCTAATTTCCTTGAGAGTTTCTCCCACCTATAATCCTTATCTTTTGGGTTTGGACCTAACATCGACGTTTTCGTCGAGAATCGATGCAAGCACAAGTGGTGACTCGGGAAAGGGCTATGGTGCCTCAGTTTCAATAATGTTGCACTTATTCATACTATAGGCTAGATTAAGATACATGAATTCAAGTGAAAAAAGTGACATGGGGGGGGCACCATAGGCATCAATTTCTCGAGGGGTGAGTAATGATATGTGTCCCATATTGGCTTCACAAACAATTATGGAGTGACTAGTAAGCTTGAACGATCTTCCAATTAGCAGTTTAGTCTTTTGGTTTCTCGAACTTATGACATAATAGGAAGGAAACACAACAAGAGAGAACAAAACCCAGCAGATAAAAGAAGACAGGGAATTTCATATGCAAATCACCAACATAATGAAAGATGAACTTTTTAAACCAGGATTGATAAAGTTACAGTAACAGAAACCAAATGAGAGCCCTTCACACTAagcttttcactgttgcttgatACCATAGTTTCAAAAATACGAAGTTTGAAGACCCAAATAGTGATTTGATACCTAATGCCAACAATATCTCGAAATTCTTCCTCCATACTTCGCAGCATGTAATTATGAAAATCATATGTTGCAGGTAGCTGATGTCTCTGCAGTGGGTTGAAAGACAGATTATAGTTAGGCTCTTGATTGTGTTAATATATGCTGCTCTAAGTTATGATGaatttaagttaattttttaaCATGATTTAATTTGTAGTGAAACAAGAAATTAATGTCAGAAACTCTGAAACTTTTGAGAAATTTTGGGCCATATAATTCAAGTTAATTaagagaaaaggaaaaaaaacttacagagATAAAGCCTAATCGCAAGGCCGTGTAGTCAGCTTGATTAATAGAACTCCAAAATTGGCGGCAAAAACAAAGCTGAAAACAGAAAAAAGCTTTAAGAATTCATAAGTTTAATTTCCTTATCaaaggcagaatatattgctgaaAAGAATGAAactaaaatatgtttttaaagCATCAGAAATGTGAACAGAAAACTGAAATTTTACTGCAGCAAAATGGCTGGATAACCGTGAAAGATTCTACATGCGCATACCAGCCAAACCAGAACTCTGTGCTGACTCCATCTGTGGGAAGTCCGATGAAATATGAAACTTGAGGGACGCATCATTTGCGCACCATTCACGGGAACATCTTGAGAATCTATATCAAATTTTGCACAGAAAAATAATCCAGCTGATAATCAGCTTCATCTGTCCCATGGATGAAAATAATTGGGAAATATTATAGGAAAATTCTATCAATCACCAATAGAAGTGTTTGTAGTCAGCAAGGTTCGAAAAGCCATGGTTTTGGCATGATTCTCCCATGGCCTCCAGCTATAAATCTGCATTTGTGGGCTGAATTTTAAGCACAATGGGTGAGGTAATTGCACCCTGATGCCAAAATTACATTACTTTGCAGGTGATATATTGACCTTGATCATGGCTAGTGCAATGGCTAAAAAACTATACGAGACGTGTGTAACACCTAGAAcaattaaaaaccgatgaagcTGCTCAAGGCTCTCGTATGAGGCAAATGGCTGACGATCCTGGAATAAACATAGCAGAATGAAAAGCTTCATTGAAGCTACAGACAATCACAATTTAACAAGaatgaattttcaaatttaCAATAAAGCTGCTATACATAAATGTTATGTTAAGCTTTATAGTGATTCTGTATGGTAGGCATTTCATAAGCCATTCTGATGCCACGGTAGACGCTATCGAGAAACTCCATCTCCAGACTTTcgtttttgtttttgaatttttgaatctTTTAGACAAGTAAAAGTTGCAGCATCATTGATAAGTTTTGTTTTGTTCGCAGATGAACTCAGTTTGCAACCGATCAATTTGATTTGCTTTTCCAACAATTTATCACTCCTAATCCTAGAGTTTAAAAATTAAACCGACGTGACACTTCTAGACTGTGACAAATAAGTGTTCATCTACACTCATTTTTTAATCCATATATACTTCATTTAATCTGGCTTAGTTTATAGCTTAGCCACTTACTTGGAGCTAAAACAGTTCTAAAGAAAAGTTTTTGGTCCCACATTCGCATCAAAAGCGTGATACAAACCAGAATACACCAATTAAAGTAACACTAATACAGTATTCTGAATAACAGTACCTTAGGACAAAAATCTTCATGGGAATCATCCAATAAGTGACGTGAAATCGAGGAATTCCAGCGAGTAGACGATAAAACAAGAGCATGGTTTACAAAAGCACGACGCTGTACATGATTATGAAGTGAACATGGATAAAACCGGTTGCTCAATGCTGAAGACTTCACACAAATTTTGGACACAAAAATGATCCAATGGCCCATCAACAATGACAGAAGACCAAATACCATTAGCTCTGATCacacaaaaaaagaaaaaaatataacatatgTATCAAATATCCAGAAGAATAAACTCTTAAGATgttcaaattattcaactatcgttttcaatatatatatatatatacaactaTCAAAGTTCCCACAGATTATATAGGTGCAAAACATTTGAAAACTTGAAACATAATTTTTTGAACAATATAAGTTTAATTTGGTCTACGTCTTACTTACCTTCCTTGATCTTGTTAAGAGCAGCAAGAAGATGCTTCCTTTTAGTCCTATCCAACCACTTCCGCACGAAATATAAGAAGAAAAAATCTTTCAAATTGAAGAATCCAAAAGGGTCTCTTAAGAATATGTCTAAAGTATATATAAACAGATATATTTGTGTAAAAAAGCGAAAAAAGAATGAAACCAACAAAAAATGATTAAACCTTTCCAAATTTCTTCAATCCGCCATGAATCAAATACCCAATGCCAACCAAAAGACTAGTAACAGTGGCAACAGCCCATGAAGGCGTTTCAGCGAAGGATCGACCTTCCATTTTTCCAATAAAAACGAAATCTTTTGCAATAAATGAAAATAGAATTGCATTTGTATACAAATGAATTTAGAATAATATTACTTCCAAGAACTGACAGATTTGAACAGATCAGTATGGATCATCGATTAATTTGTAAGATTTTTGGTTCGGCAGATCTGAGACCATCGCGTGTGTGACATTAAAATTGGTCTGCATGGGATGCCATGGTGTTGCCGAGCATAAAGGTCCCATTTTCATTAAAGCCAACTGAccaataggaaaaaaatattatacgtaaatataaaatttaagtaGAAAACAAAATAAGAAATGCCagcaaattaattttttatatgaaaatataGACTGTtactaaaaaatttataattgtaTGTTTTAAATAACATAAGAACTCAAAATATGGAGTCAAGAAATAAGTTTGAGCGACtgaaaaatttaaacataattaatgaaaaataagtttaagcaattaaattccatcgtaaacatattattgaaaattaattGTATCTAATATTAGTAGTAATAGTTAATTTAGTTTCTCAAAGAGATGTGATCCTTTTATTCAATTTACcatcttttgattaaaaaaaaaattgtttgaattaaattaattgaattaaaaatgaATCGGATGAAgttattttgtagatttataATGATTTGACTCTATAATTTTGAAGTTTTAGGCTTTGTGGGAAATGGTTGCAAATCTAAGTTTGAaacctaaaaaataaataaaatatgtttttagTTTAAATCTTTGTAACCTTCAAATCATCCTCATCAATTTCTCAATTAAAAAGTCTCAAGAATGTTCTTAATGTTTCGATGGTTGCGTTTTGTTTCTTGTAATTGTTATTAGtttctaattttttaaatatttcattgggctaatttaagaattttcagaatATATCTTTAATTTACATAAGAAATAAATACTATGATTACTTA encodes:
- the LOC142546578 gene encoding MLO-like protein 4 translates to MEGRSFAETPSWAVATVTSLLVGIGYLIHGGLKKFGKWLDRTKRKHLLAALNKIKEELMVFGLLSLLMGHWIIFVSKICVKSSALSNRFYPCSLHNHVQRRAFVNHALVLSSTRWNSSISRHLLDDSHEDFCPKDRQPFASYESLEQLHRFLIVLGVTHVSYSFLAIALAMIKIYSWRPWENHAKTMAFRTLLTTNTSIDSQDVPVNGAQMMRPSSFIFHRTSHRWSQHRVLVWLLCFCRQFWSSINQADYTALRLGFISRHQLPATYDFHNYMLRSMEEEFRDIVGISVPLWIFAISCIVLGFHGTNIYFWISFLPAILILGIGMKLHHIVVKLAVEIMDSSQRTGFDQFNLRDELFWFGNPRLLLRLIQFVSFQNAFEMAMYTWSLWEIRGASCFTGDRSFLIIRLTFGVVSQFWCSFITFPLYVIVTQMGSKYKKTIVSENVRRSLHGWRRKVRAKQEQPFKLLTATTSIASVVSIEEGYKEPYCGQPAEISQSLPTLEELFMATPLDETAVERY
- the LOC142546576 gene encoding uncharacterized protein LOC142546576, whose translation is MKDYEIEEKKQAAADVLFQYSKFVMACIGHQVRPCDLRLHLMKEISGVPVSLKRSPSRAGEMIRESSSSGSSKLDKSDSYKAL